A single genomic interval of Coccidioides posadasii str. Silveira chromosome 1, complete sequence harbors:
- the OTU1 gene encoding ubiquitin-specific protease otu1 (EggNog:ENOG410PJ6G~COG:O~MEROPS:MER0116559~BUSCO:9668at33183), translating into MRIRIRGPSGQSTVSLQESATIGDLLDQIKENTSLPVFDIRHGYPPKSLALDQFGRQSKVTDIGVDLNGEQLIIIKRNDSTISDTQPISTQAPEVTTTQPSNSSEQRPNFPSSKQKVTRSENDPPEIPSPNHGGTIVLRIMPDDNSCLFRAVGSAVLGAMDTMTELRSIVAQTIHEHSDVYTRAVLERSPDDYCRWIQSEEAWGGGIELSILSKHFDIEICSIDVQTLRIDRFNEGRPTRCIVVYSGIHYDTIALSPSDPPFNHAYASPDFDTKIFDSADQVILEKAVELCRILQQQHYYTDTAKFQVKCIVCGGLFIGEKGAARHASETGHYDFGEAS; encoded by the coding sequence ATGCGGATCCGGATCAGGGGCCCGTCTGGCCAATCCACTGTTTCCCTACAAGAAAGTGCAACAATTGGTGACCTTCTTGATcaaattaaagaaaataCTTCTTTACCTGTTTTCGACATCAGACATGGATATCCACCAAAATCGCTGGCTCTAGACCAGTTTGGTCGACAATCAAAGGTCACAGACATCGGTGTCGACCTAAACGGAgagcagctcatcatcatcaaaaGGAACGATTCTACAATTAGTGACACACAACCCATTTCTACCCAAGCCCCGGAAGTTACTACCACCCAGCCCTCCAACTCGTCGGAGCAACGGCCAAATTTCCCATCATCGAAGCAAAAGGTTACGCGTAGCGAGAATGACCCGCCAGAGATTCCCTCCCCGAATCACGGCGGAACCATTGTCCTTCGTATTATGCCGGATGATAATTCATGTCTCTTTCGGGCGGTCGGAAGCGCCGTTCTAGGTGCTATGGATACAATGACGGAGCTACGATCGATTGTTGCCCAGACAATCCACGAGCACTCGGATGTCTATACCCGAGCCGTTCTCGAACGGAGCCCCGACGACTACTGTCGATGGATTCAGAGCGAAGAGGCTTGGGGTGGCGGTATCGAGCTGAGCATCCTCAGTAAACACTTCGACATCGAGATATGCTCCATTGATGTCCAAACGTTGCGTATCGATCGTTTTAACGAGGGTCGACCAACAAGATGCATTGTAGTATACTCCGGGATACATTATGATACTATCGCTCTCTCGCCCTCGGATCCCCCTTTCAATCATGCGTATGCCTCTCCCGATTTTGATACAAAGATTTTCGATTCGGCAGATCAGGTTATTTTAGAAAAGGCTGTGGAGCTGTGTCGCATCctacaacaacaacattatTACACGGACACTGCAAAGTTTCAGGTCAAGTGTATTGTTTGCGGGGGGTTGTTCATTGGAGAGAAAGGCGCAGCTCGCCACGCCTCAGAAACAGGACACTACGATTTTGGCGAGGCCAGCTGA
- a CDS encoding uncharacterized protein (EggNog:ENOG410PFM0~COG:B,K~BUSCO:2742at33183) has translation MAEASVGPGNQASPGVDPPSSQNTGHIGQNFEQPQALAESIETDIKQNEEESQVTEDQWKAMFELVLSIYEYREPDGHDPSRLFHRSVNKRNVPDYYDVIKEPMALSILKQKIRNRSYKTFAEFVRDCALIPHNAQTYNRPRSQAYEDALIIKDVFASEFKKLADQEIISAETAELPDLGEIPEADPLPIEEEDDDEEEEDDDEEAEDSDEEGGRRRRKRFRRGSQSSKRGGNKDEFRKSIDPATRKKRGRPPRVDTPMEARIKAVLKGIRKPRDQGGLKIRHFEKLPDKALYPDYYTEIREPMAVDLIKRKSKRKKYASVDHFMRDIDLMFNNAKTYNQPDSQLYQDADDLQAEAHRLAEQEKNKPDSEYLMEDGRLPLPNGISYKDEIWRVGDWVHIQNPNDANKPIVAQIYRTWQDSDGQKWVNACWYYRPEQTVHHVDKHFLPNEVMKTGQYRDHRIDEVEDRCFVMFFTRYNRGRPRGFPPEKQVYVCEARYNEEKHKLNKIKTWASCLPDEVREKDYEMDLFDGPRKIRKVPSPIKHLLPTDAKETDDLPKPTWGAENAPPIIGAVHCRPRDENESPPPEPTPPPPPQPTSQSQPSLPPRPMSANQPAPQTNLDARRDSRLSAANFAPVPTPSPVQPPHLQPAAQVPLMPSIAQQPFQVPSLASSQYQPSQPIQAPHVPIGYATYPQPTQQPFAMSHNYPTQMPSRVPQPSMAMPHTHTPNPNAARSSEFITLPEEINNAIPPEVRAQFQCDDKGRVLFWSTPPIDVVNDQPQPLSHTPEYLAARARRQTVIDRVRRKILDEQKRHAEDDEQHRFNEEEKEAVKEENLKVKMEYTKPSTPLRTFSRETQGECHGRELEIARAYIAGRTTDKEDTNAKILNIVRRDKGDMFDPKTLSPRRKYFPVKDHWTYLTESSKKGALGT, from the exons ATGGCGGAGGCTAGTGTTGGGCCTGGCAACCAAGCCAGTCCCGGGGTCGATCCGCCATCCTCGCAGAATACTGGGCACATTGGTCAAAATTTTGAGCAACCCCAAGCTCTAGCCGAATCAATCGAAACAGACATCAAacaaaatgaagaagaaagccaaGTCACGGAGGACCAATGGAAAGCAATGTTCGAGCTTGTCCTCTCCATCTACGAGTACCGTGAACCGGA TGGTCACGATCCGTCGAGGCTATTTCATCGTAGCGTTAATAAGCGAAACGTTCCCGATTACTACGATGTCATCAAGGAGCCGATGGCGTTGAGCATCTTAAAACAAAAGATCCGCAATCGATCCTATAAAACCTTTGCAGAATTCGTCAGGGATTGCGCTCTG ATTCCGCACAATGCCCAAACATACAATCGACCCAGGTCGCAAGCCTATGAAGACGCGCTCATAATCAAG GATGTTTTTGCCTCTGAATTTAAGAAGCTTGCCGATCAAGAAATAATATCTGCAGAGACTGCCGAATTGCCAGACTTGGGCGAGATCCCCGAAGCAGATCCACTTCCTAtcgaggaggaagatgacgacgaagaagaagaagacgacgatgaagaagctgaagatTCTGACGAGGAAGGCGGCCGTCGTAGACGCAAGCGCTTCCGGCGAGGTAGCCAATCCTCCAAACGTGGTGGTAACAAGGATGAATTCCGCAAGAGCATAGATCCAGCGACGCGCAAGAAGAGAGGCCGACCCCCGCGAGTTGATACACCGATGGAAGCAAGAATTAAAGCAGTACTCAAAGGAATTCGAAAACCTAGAGACCAAGGAGGATTAAAGATTCGACATTTCGAAAAGTTGCCGGATAAAGCCTTGTATCCTGATTACTACACGGAGATTAGGGAACCCATGGCTGTTGACCTCATTAAACGGAAatccaaaagaaaaaagtacGCATCGGTTGATCACTTCATGAGAGACATAGATCTCATGTTCAATAACGCGAAGACGTATAATCAACCCGATAGTCAGCTGTACCAGGATGCCGATGATCTTCAAGCCGAAGCTCATAGACTCGCAGAgcaagaaaagaacaaaccTGACAGCGAGTATCTCATGGAAGATGGACGGCTTCCTCTTCCCAATGGAATCTCGTACAAAGATGAGATCTGGAGAGTCGGCGACTGGGTGCATATTCAGAACCCGAATGATGCAAACAAGCCTATTGTTGCCCAGATTTACCGGACCTGGCAGGATTCAGACGGCCAAAAGTGGGTGAATGCTTGTTGGTATTATCGACCGGAGCAAACTGTACACCATGTTGACAAACACTTCCTCCCCAATGAAGTTATGAAAACTGGTCAATATCGAGATCATCGGATTGACGAGGTCGAAGATAGGTGTTTTGTGATGTTTTTTACGCGTTACAACCGCGGCCGACCACGGGGATTTCCACCCGAGAAACAGGTGTATGTCTGCGAAGCTCGTTACAACGAGGAAAAGCATAAATTAAACAAGATAAAAACTTGGGCCAGTTGTCTTCCCGACGAGGTTCGAGAGAAAGATTATGAGATGGACCTTTTTGATGGACCTAGAAAAATTAGGAAAGTCCCAAGTCCAATCAAGCATCTGTTGCCAACAGACGCCAAAGAAACAGACGATCTGCCCAAACCAACTTGGGGAGCTGAGAACGCGCCGCCAATTATTGGGGCCGTCCACTGCCGCCCCCGTGATGAAAAT GAATCGCCGCCTCCTGAGCCAActccaccacctcctccacAGCCAACTTCTCAATCGCAACCAAGCTTACCGCCTAGACCAATGTCTGCGAATCAACCAGCACCTCAAACAAACCTTGATGCGAGGCGCGATTCCCGGTTGAGCGCCGCCAATTTTGCTCCTGTGCCAACGCCATCTCCAGTTCAGCCGCCCCATCTACAGCCGGCGGCACAGGTACCCTTGATGCCTTCGATAGCTCAACAGCCTTTCCAAGTCCCCTCTCTTGCTTCCTCACAGTATCAGCCATCTCAGCCTATCCAAGCCCCACATGTTCCTATTGGATATGCTACCTATCCACAACCTACGCAGCAGCCTTTTGCTATGTCGCACAATTATCCTACGCAAATGCCTAGTCGCGTCCCACAGCCTTCAATGGCGATGCCACATACACATACGCCTAACCCGAACGCGGCGAGGTCCTCTGAGTTCATTACCttgcctgaggaaatcaacAACGCAATCCCCCCAGAAGTGCGAGCGCAGTTCCAATGCGACGACAAAGGCCGTGTGCTTTTCTGGAGCACTCCGCCAATTGATGTGGTGAATGATCAGCCCCAGCCACTCTCTCACACTCCAGAATATCTTGCTGCGAGAGCAAGACGTCAGACAGTCATTGATCGTGTGCGCAGGAAGATTCTTGATGAACAAAAAAGGCATGCGGAAGACGATGAACAGCACCGATTCAATGAGGAAGAGAAGGAGGCTGTTAAAGAGGAAAACCTTAAGGTCAAAATGGAATATACCAAACCCTCCACACCCTTGCGAACTTTCTCCAGAGAGACCCAAGGCGAATGCCATGGGCGGGAGTTAGAAATCGCTAGAGCGTATATAGCCGGCCGCACCACAGACAAAGAGGATACTAACGCCAAAATTTTAAACATTGTTAGACGTGACAAGGGTGATATGTTTGATCCGAAGACACTCTCTCCACGTCGAAAATATTTTCCTGTAAAAGATCACTGGACCTACTTAACTGAGTCCTCAAAGAAGGGTGCTCTAGGTACTTAG
- a CDS encoding uncharacterized protein (EggNog:ENOG410QDJX~COG:O~BUSCO:4370at33183), with protein MQPQQPPPQLQDPRNPPSSHPANGALRPPNRMANDPRGRAPLPVPSGPPHLQNGQPRSVPSFDMARSPPNPPPSKNTKHVPCKFFRQGACQAGPACPFLHSTDSAVDSAPCKYFTKGNCKFGAKCALAHILPDGRRVNRPNIGMGMSGGGNLNLGGRVNYPPYHPQDSALANSLLSQQQQQQQQQMNGHGPRLYTYQEDIQMMHGQPQPQPPMQPQPPFENIPIIDTGLVSDTGSKYGSPPEDGRRAMSPIGRSALDAPLPASFDSQGISYIARHGPVASSVPSRFGFDLSPTPSNRPDMFRNLHDHTFGSDLKKFSTLSSSPVLSGDEGNTARIMHSQRVSRPKMLSASLPRPTVLDDWDDNFAMEEDYLPTNLHDDVLTPQEKMRRLSRTENDSHGARDLSGLGLPLTGSTKVGSPLASSPSRFGALFAKQRQKKEEESQSALGHVGSPLRDSTLSMRSSPGLRPIGSRPGSGDVSPFIASPPRQPSMSMITQQLSSTSLHPNSARHTTGTRLDRSISSPMNTSRIDEEQGDLVFSMEEEENKRNSSWGVNKPATNEASNTSRDDTSATATTPKDIVYKKRT; from the exons ATGCAGCCCCAGCAGCCCCCTCCGCAGCTGCAGGATCCAAGAAATCCTCCTTCATCTCATCCTGCAAACGGTGCTCTGAGGCCTCCAAATCGAATGGCGAACGATCCCAGAGGCCGTGCCCCTCTCCCTGTGCCGTCCGGCCCTCCTCATTTGCAAAATGGCCAGCCACGATCTGTCCCTTCATTTGACATGGCCCGCAGCCCTCCGAATCCACCTCCCAGCAAAA ATACTAAACATGTGCCCTGCAAATTCTTCCGCCAAGGAGCCTGTCAAGCAGGTCCCGCGTGTCCCTTCCTTCATTCTACGGATTCTGCCGTTGATTCCGCGCCGTGCAAATACTTTACAAAG GGAAACTGTAAATTCGGAGCAAAATGCGCTTTGGCGCATATCTTGCCCGATGGTCGTCGAGTGAACAGGCCGAATATTGGAATGGGGATGAGTGGCGGTGGAAATCTCAACTTGGGCGGACGCGTCAATTATCCCCCTTATCACCCGCAAGATTCGGCACTTGCGAATTCCCTATTATcacaacagcagcagcagcagcagcagcagatgAACGGTCATGGCCCTCGGCTGTATACATATCAAGAGGATATACAAATGATGCATGGTCAACCTCAACCTCAACCTCCAATGCAACCTCAGCCACCATTTGAGAACATTCCCATTATCGACACGGGATTAGTGTCCGACACCGGTTCGAAGTATGGATCTCCGCCTGAAGATGGCCGACGTGCTATGTCGCCCATCGGACGCTCTGCACTTGACGCTCCCCTTCCCGCTTCCTTCGATAGTCAAGGAATATCTTACATTGCTCGACATGGCCCTGTTGCCTCATCTGTCCCCTCGAGATTTGGTTTTGATCTTTCACCGACTCCTTCCAATAGACCAGATATGTTCCGTAATCTCCATGATCACACATTTGGATCGGATTTGAAGAAATTTTCGACTCTCAGCTCTTCGCCAGTTCTTAGCGGAGATGAGGGAAACACTGCTCGCATTATGCATTCGCAACGGGTATCTCGACCGAAAATGTTATCAGCTAGTCTTCCCCGGCCTACAGTTCTGGACGATTGGGATGATAATTTTGCCATGGAGGAGGATTATTTGCCCACAAACCTGCATGATGATGTGTTAACTCCCCAAGAAAAAATGAGGCGACTTTCACGGACGGAAAATGATTCTCATGGTGCAAGAGACTTGAGTGGCCTAGGACTGCCACTTACGGGATCAACCAAAGTGGGATCACCGTTGGCGTCTAGTCCTTCTAGATTCGGGGCGCTGTTCGCGAAGCAAagacaaaagaaagaagaagagagtcagTCAGCATTGGGGCATGTTGGATCACCTCTCCGTGATTCGACACTTAGTATGCGATCTAGCCCTGGTTTACGTCCGATTGGCAGCCGTCCTGGCTCTGGCGACGTCTCACCGTTCATCGCCAGTCCTCCACGTCAGCCCTCAATGTCAATGATCACTCAGCAACTCAGCAGCACCTCATTACATCCTAATTCAGCTCGTCATACTACTGGAACTCGACTCGATCGTTCGATATCATCACCGATGAACACAAGCAGAATTGATGAGGAACAAGGAGATTTAGTGTTTTCtatggaggaggaggaaaatAAACGCAACAGCTCATGGGGCGTGAATAAGCCTGCCACAAACGAAGCATCTAATACCTCCAGAGATGACACTTCGGCCACCGCAACGACACCCAAGGATATAGTATACAAAAAACGAACATAA
- a CDS encoding uncharacterized protein (EggNog:ENOG410QDJX~COG:O~BUSCO:15524at33183), whose product MWSYSHDFPVLAKIRIAHGISTDLRLYCCKKYSRPYSAIDISANLHNKVTKAYTAKALRELHEKKQVEGRASGKQIVYHAIQDAIDESTPEGLAGLDEEIQAFKSQVASAKSQNKLLKAELTTLNGRVSTSELRQCLAALEGEKRNLIASLAPSKASSVQAKAVTAEEKASLEKEWRKWRKHVTVRKKICHEMWMRCTEVLPEAVQGKEELWESLGLEGSPRT is encoded by the exons ATGTGGTCCTATAGCCACGATTTTCCGGTTCTTGCGAAAATCCGAATTGCTCATGGGATTTCTACTGATCTACGGCTGTATTGTTGCAAAAAATATAGTCGTCCATATTCC GCGATTGACATCAGTGCCAACCTCCACAATAAGGTAACAAAAG CCTATACTGCTAAAGCGTTGAGAGAACTGCACGAGAAAAAGCAGGTGGAAGGCAGGGCCTCGG GCAAGCAAATCGTGTACCATGCGATCCAGGATGCAATAGATGAATCCACTCCAGAAGGGCTCGCTGGCCTTGATGAAGAAATTCAGGCCTTTAAAAGCCAAGTCGCTTCGGCCAAGTCCCAGAATAAACTGCTAAAGGCAGAGCTCACTACTCTTAATGGGAGGGTGTCTACCTCCGAGCTACGACAGTGTCTCGCTGCCCTAGAGGGAGAAAAGCGGAATTTGATAGCTAGTTTGGCGCCATCAAAAGCTAGCTCCGTGCAGGCCAAAGCAGTCACTGCGGAGGAGAAAGCTAGCCTGGAAAAGGAATGGAGAAAATGGCGCAAACATGTGACAGTGCGAAAAAAAATATGCCATGAGATGTGGATGAGGTGCACAGAGGTGTTACCGGAAGCTGTACAGGGCAAGGAGGAGCTTTGGGAATCTCTGGGGTTAGAAGGCAGCCCAAGAACCTAG